In the genome of Manis javanica isolate MJ-LG chromosome 17, MJ_LKY, whole genome shotgun sequence, one region contains:
- the SIX5 gene encoding homeobox protein SIX5 isoform X1 produces the protein MATLPAEPSAGPAAGGEAVAAAATEEEEEEARQLLQTLQAAEGEAAAAAGAGAGEAAAGAEGPGSPDVPGSPPEAAAEPPTGLRFSPEQVACVCEALLQAGHAGRLSRFLGALPPAERLRGSDPVLRARALVAFQRGEYAELYRLLESRPFPAAHHAFLQDLYLRARYHEAERARGRALGAVDKYRLRKKFPLPKTIWDGEETVYCFKERSRAALKACYRGNRYPTPDEKRRLATLTGLSLTQVSNWFKNRRQRDRTGGGGSMPCKSEADGNPATEDESSPSPEDLERGVAPMAADTPAQGSIFLAGSAPPAPRPASSSILVNGSFLAAGSSPAVLLNGSPVIINSLALGEASSLGPLLLTGAGGAPPPQPSSQGASEGKTSLVLDPQTGEVRLEEAQPEVPETKGTQVAASGPGGEEVPAPLPQVVPGHPPAATFPVPSGPVPSVAAPQVVPLSPPPGYPAGLGPTSPLLNLPQVVPTSQVVTLPQAVGPLQLLAAGPGSPVKVAAAAGPANVHLINSGVGVTALQLPSATAPGNFLLANPVSGSPIVTGVAVQQGKIILTATFPTSMLVSQVLPPAPSLALPLKPDTAISVPEGALPVAPSPALPEAHALSTLSVQQPPAVPAATAAASLPFSDSSGLLPSFPAPPPEGLMLSPAAMPIWPAGLELSTGTEGLLEVEKGLGTQAPHTVLRLQDPDSEGLLLGATAGGEVDEGLEAETKVLTQLQSVPVEEPLEL, from the exons ATGGCTACCTTGCCTGCGGAGCCGAGCGCGGGGCCGGCGGCTGGGGgggaggcggtggcggcggccgCGAccgaagaggaggaggaggaagcgcGTCAGCTCCTGCAGACTTTGCAGGCGGCCGAGGGtgaggcggcggcggcagccgGGGCCGGGGCGGGCGAAGCGGCGGCGGGAGCGGAGGGCCCGGGGTCCCCAGACGTCCCCGGGTCGCCCCCCGAGGCCGCTGCCGAGCCGCCCACGGGCCTCCGCTTCTCGCCCGAGCAGGTGGCGTGCGTATGCGAGGCGTTGCTACAGGCGGGCCACGCCGGCCGCTTGAGCCGCTTCCTGGGCGCACTGCCCCCGGCCGAGCGCCTACGTGGCAGCGATCCGGTGCTGCGCGCTCGGGCCCTGGTGGCCTTCCAGAGGGGCGAGTACGCCGAGCTCTACCGGCTGCTCGAGAGCCGCCCCTTCCCTGCCGCCCACCACGCCTTCCTGCAGGACCTTTACCTGCGCGCGCGCTACCACGAGGCCGAGCGGGCCCGCGGCCGCGCGCTGGGCGCAGTGGACAAGTACCGTCTGCGCAAGAAGTTCCCGCTGCCCAAGACCATATGGGACGGCGAGGAGACAGTCTACTGCTTCAAGGAGCGCTCCCGCGCCGCGCTCAAGGCCTGCTATCGGGGCAACCGCTACCCCACCCCGGACGAGAAGCGCCGGCTGGCCACGCTCACCGGCCTCTCGCTCACGCAGGTCAGCAACTGGTTCAAGAACCGACGACAGCGCGATCGGACTGGGGGCGGCGGCAGCATGCCCTGCAAGAG CGAGGCTGATGGGAACCCCGCTACAGAGGACGAGTCCAGCCCCAGTCCGGAGGACCTGGAGAGGGGCGTGGCTCCTATGGCTGCTGACACCCCGGCCCAGGGCTCCATATTCCTGGCCGGGTCTGCCCCTCCTGCACCGcggcctgcctcctcctccatcctggTGAATGGGAGTTTCCTGGCTGCGGGCAGCTCTCCAGCAGTGCTCCTCAATGGGAGTCCTGTCATCATCAACAGCCTGGCCCTGGGCGAGGCCTCCAGCTTGGGCCCCCTGCTGCTCACAGGGGCTGGGggtgcccctcccccacagcccagTTCCCAGGGGGCCAGCGAGGGCAAGACTTCCCTGGTCCTGGACCCTCAGACCGGGGAGGTTCGACTGGAGGAGGCTCAGCCTGAGGTCCCTGAGACCAAAGGTACCCAGGTGGCTGCTTCAGGGCCAGGCGGAGAGGAGGTCCCTGCGCCTCTGCCCCAAGTGGTACCTGGCCACCCACCTGCTGCCACCTTTCCTGTACCCTCAGGACCAGTGCCCTCTGTGGCTGCTCCACAAGTGGTGCCactttccccacccccagggtACCCTGCAGGCCTGGGCCCTACCTCCCCACTGTTGAACCTGCCCCAGGTGGTACCCACCTCACAGGTGGTGACCCTGCCCCAGGCTGTGGGGCCACTGCAGCTGTTGGCAGCTGGGCCAGGCAGCCCTGTGAAAGTGGCAGCTGCCGCAGGCCCTGCTAATGTGCACCTGATAAACTCCGGGGTGGGAGTGACTGCCCTGCAGCTGCCTTCAGCCACTGCCCCAG GAAACTTCCTCCTGGCCAACCCTGTATCTGGCAGCCCCATCGTGACAGGAGTGGCTGTGCAGCAAGGCAAGATCATCCTCACGGCCACTTTCCCCACTAGCATGCTGGTCTCTCaggtcctgcctcctgcccccagcctggccctgcccctgaaGCCAGACACGGCCATCTCAGTGCCTGAAGGAGCCCTGCCGgtggcccccagccctgccctcccggAGGCCCACGCACTCAGCACACTCTCTGTGCAACAGCCACCAGCTGTCCCTGCCGCCACTGCTGCTGCCAGCCTGCCCTTCTCAGACTCCTCAGGCCTCCTGCCCAGCTTCCCAGCACCCCCACCTGAGGGGCTTATGCTGTCACCTGCAGCCATGCCCATCTGGCCAGCAGGGCTGGAACTGAGCACAGGCACAGAGGGGCTGCTAGAAGTGGAGAAGGGGCTGGGGACGCAGGCTCCTCACACTGTGCTGAGGCTGCAGGACCCTGACTCTGAGGGGCTGCTCTTGGGGGCCACAGCTGGGGGCGAGGTTGATGAGGGGCTGGAAGCTGAGACCAAGGTCCTGACTCAGCTACAGTCCGTGCCTGTGGAAGAGCCCCTGGAACTGTGA
- the SIX5 gene encoding homeobox protein SIX5 isoform X2 codes for MATLPAEPSAGPAAGGEAVAAAATEEEEEEARQLLQTLQAAEGEAAAAAGAGAGEAAAGAEGPGSPDVPGSPPEAAAEPPTGLRFSPEQVACVCEALLQAGHAGRLSRFLGALPPAERLRGSDPVLRARALVAFQRGEYAELYRLLESRPFPAAHHAFLQDLYLRARYHEAERARGRALGAVDKYRLRKKFPLPKTIWDGEETVYCFKERSRAALKACYRGNRYPTPDEKRRLATLTGLSLTQVSNWFKNRRQRDRTGGGGSMPCKRKLPPGQPCIWQPHRDRSGCAARQDHPHGHFPH; via the exons ATGGCTACCTTGCCTGCGGAGCCGAGCGCGGGGCCGGCGGCTGGGGgggaggcggtggcggcggccgCGAccgaagaggaggaggaggaagcgcGTCAGCTCCTGCAGACTTTGCAGGCGGCCGAGGGtgaggcggcggcggcagccgGGGCCGGGGCGGGCGAAGCGGCGGCGGGAGCGGAGGGCCCGGGGTCCCCAGACGTCCCCGGGTCGCCCCCCGAGGCCGCTGCCGAGCCGCCCACGGGCCTCCGCTTCTCGCCCGAGCAGGTGGCGTGCGTATGCGAGGCGTTGCTACAGGCGGGCCACGCCGGCCGCTTGAGCCGCTTCCTGGGCGCACTGCCCCCGGCCGAGCGCCTACGTGGCAGCGATCCGGTGCTGCGCGCTCGGGCCCTGGTGGCCTTCCAGAGGGGCGAGTACGCCGAGCTCTACCGGCTGCTCGAGAGCCGCCCCTTCCCTGCCGCCCACCACGCCTTCCTGCAGGACCTTTACCTGCGCGCGCGCTACCACGAGGCCGAGCGGGCCCGCGGCCGCGCGCTGGGCGCAGTGGACAAGTACCGTCTGCGCAAGAAGTTCCCGCTGCCCAAGACCATATGGGACGGCGAGGAGACAGTCTACTGCTTCAAGGAGCGCTCCCGCGCCGCGCTCAAGGCCTGCTATCGGGGCAACCGCTACCCCACCCCGGACGAGAAGCGCCGGCTGGCCACGCTCACCGGCCTCTCGCTCACGCAGGTCAGCAACTGGTTCAAGAACCGACGACAGCGCGATCGGACTGGGGGCGGCGGCAGCATGCCCTGCAAGAG GAAACTTCCTCCTGGCCAACCCTGTATCTGGCAGCCCCATCGTGACAGGAGTGGCTGTGCAGCAAGGCAAGATCATCCTCACGGCCACTTTCCCCACTAG